DNA from Thermomicrobiales bacterium:
CGAGCGGCGCTTCAGCTCCAGTCCTTCGGCATCGAGCAGGAAACCGGAGAGGCCGTAGGTCGACTGCAATCGGTCCGATTCGTCCGGTAGCGCGGCGAGAAGCTCCATGTCGCGAGCGCTGGCATCGCGCACATCGTCGTACCAGCCGGGGATGCGGATGCGCTCGTCCTGGCCCTTCAGCGTGGCAAGTGCCCAGGTCAGCCGCCAGGCGGCGTTCTGGAACATCGAGCCGCCCAGACCGGAGTGGGCGTCGCGGTTGGCTGTCTTCGCGCGCAGCTCGACGTAGAGATCGCCACGCATGCCGGCGAAGATCTGCGCCTGGCCGTCGTAGTCGACGCCGCCGAACTCCCAGAGGCAGCCGTCGGCCTTGAACAGGTCGGCATTGTCCTTGATGAAGGCGTCGAGACTGCCGGAACCGATCTCCTCCTCGCCTTCGATCAGGAACTTGATATTACAAGGCAGGCTGCCGGTGACGGCACGGACAGCGTCGATCGCTGCCAGCCGGCAGATGATATGGCCCTTGTCATCGCCGACGCCGCGACCCCAGACGTGGCCATCGCGCACCTGGGCATCGAACGGCTCGGAGTCCCAGAGCTCGAGCGGCTCGGCCGGCTGGACATCGTAATGGTTGTAGCAGAGGACGGTCTTGTCGACATCGCCGGACGCCTCGCCGTAAACGACTGGGAAGCGGACGGTCGGCATGATGTTGGCGCTAACTCCGTACTTTTCCAGCAGAGTGCGGGTCAGCTCAGCCGTTTCGTCGATGGCGCGGGACTGGGCGGCGACGCTCGGCAGTTGGCACAGTGCTGCGAGATCAGCCAGGTAGACGTCGAGATTTTCTTCAATGTGACGGTCGATTTTTGTCGAGAGGTCGTCGGACACAGTTTCTCCCTTTCGCTTCGGTACACTGGCGCGGATAGTAGCACGGACCTCACCCCCCTTCCCTCTCTCCTGTGAAGAGAGGGGGTGGCATTAGCCGGGTGAGTAGGGGTGCCTTCCCAATGAACCTTCTCTGAGAATGGGGGGTGGTGGCGAATGTATGGGTGGTTGTACCGGAATGCGCTGGCGCGGGGGGATGCGGAGCGGGCGCATCATCTGGCGATCGGGGCGCTGGGGGCGGCTGAGGGCATGCCGGGGGGGATCGCGTCGCTGCGGGCGCTAGCACCGGATCCTGATGAGCGGCTGCGGGTACGACTGTGGGATCTGCCGTTCGCGAATCCGCTGGGGATCGCGGCCGGATTGGATAAGGACGCGCGGGCGGTGCCGGCGCTGCATGCGCTGGGGTTCGGGCACGTCGAGGTGGGTACGGTGACGTTGCGGCCGCAACCGGGCAATCACAAGCCGCGCATCTGGCGCGCGATCGAGCAGAGCGCGCTGGTGAACGCGATGGGGTTTCCGAGCGACGGCGCTGCGGCGGTACGAGCGCGATTGATCGGGCAACGACCGGCGGGGATCGTGGGGGTCAACATCGGGAAGAACCGCGACACGGAGCTGGAGCGCGCGGTCGAGGATTACGCGGCGCTGGTGTCGGCGCTGTTCGATGTTGCCAACTACATCACAGTCAATGTGTCGTCGCCGAACACGCCGGGACTGCGTTCGCTGCAGACGGCAGGCGAGTTGCGAAAAATTCTCGATGCTGTGAATGCGGCCAACGCAGAGGCGGCAAGGCTGGCAGGTCTGCGACCGCGCCCAGTGCTGGTGAAGATTGCGCCGGATCTGGAGGATGACGAGCTCGCGGCGATCGCCGAGGCGGCGCTCGAAGGCGGGGCGAGCGGGATTATCGCGACGAACACGACGACGAGCCGGACGGGGCTGCCGGAGCGATTCGGCGAGATGCCGGGCGGAACGAGCGGCAAGCCGCTGCGGGAGCGCGCGAACGCAGTCTGTCGACTGCTGTATCAGCGGGTTGGCGGACGGCTGCCGATCGTCGGGGTCGGGGGGATCAGCTGCGGTGCAGACGCGGTGGAGCGTGTACGCTCGGGCGCGTCGCTGATTCAGGTGTATACGGGGTTCACGTACGCGGGACCGAGGTTTGCGGAGTCGCTGCTCGGGGCGCTTTCGGCCGATGCGGATGCGCGGGGGTGGCGGAGTGTTGGGGATGTGGTGGGGGCGGATGTGTAGGACCTCACCCTCCCCGGCTCTCCCTCTCCTCTGAGGCGAGGGAGGGTGTCATGAATCCGAAATCATAGCAGCCGTGACATAACGTCCAGCTCGCACACATCGTGGCGCAGGGCACCCCTCCACCCACAGGAGAGGGGAAGGGGGTGAGGTCCTACTCGATCTCGACGCCGAAGGTTTCACCGATCTTGTTGCCGGTGGTAGCGTCGAAGATCCAGT
Protein-coding regions in this window:
- a CDS encoding M20/M25/M40 family metallo-hydrolase — protein: MSDDLSTKIDRHIEENLDVYLADLAALCQLPSVAAQSRAIDETAELTRTLLEKYGVSANIMPTVRFPVVYGEASGDVDKTVLCYNHYDVQPAEPLELWDSEPFDAQVRDGHVWGRGVGDDKGHIICRLAAIDAVRAVTGSLPCNIKFLIEGEEEIGSGSLDAFIKDNADLFKADGCLWEFGGVDYDGQAQIFAGMRGDLYVELRAKTANRDAHSGLGGSMFQNAAWRLTWALATLKGQDERIRIPGWYDDVRDASARDMELLAALPDESDRLQSTYGLSGFLLDAEGLELKRRSLFEPTCTISGLSSGYQGPGSKTVLPAEAMAKVDFRLVPNQSAADLLEKLKAHLIAEGFDDIEVIQHGGYDAARVDPDDPFVKLVAETAWDVYDRPAVVHPTSGGSGPMDSFVRHLGVPVANVGIGYPDSAAHAPNENVRIDDFINGIRQTARVFLGMAATGAKSE
- a CDS encoding quinone-dependent dihydroorotate dehydrogenase yields the protein MYGWLYRNALARGDAERAHHLAIGALGAAEGMPGGIASLRALAPDPDERLRVRLWDLPFANPLGIAAGLDKDARAVPALHALGFGHVEVGTVTLRPQPGNHKPRIWRAIEQSALVNAMGFPSDGAAAVRARLIGQRPAGIVGVNIGKNRDTELERAVEDYAALVSALFDVANYITVNVSSPNTPGLRSLQTAGELRKILDAVNAANAEAARLAGLRPRPVLVKIAPDLEDDELAAIAEAALEGGASGIIATNTTTSRTGLPERFGEMPGGTSGKPLRERANAVCRLLYQRVGGRLPIVGVGGISCGADAVERVRSGASLIQVYTGFTYAGPRFAESLLGALSADADARGWRSVGDVVGADV